A genomic segment from Paraburkholderia hayleyella encodes:
- the modB gene encoding molybdate ABC transporter permease subunit encodes MHQAWIPLLLSLKVAGWATALNLLFGVAAGFGLARWRSGARDLVDALLTLPLVLPPTVLGYYLLVLLGRRGVFGAWLEQWGIQLVFTWQGAVIASSVVAFPLVLKSARAAFETLDPQLERAARTLGVSEAAIFFRVTLPLAARGILAGGLLAFARALGEFGATLMIAGNLPGRTQTLSVAVYAAVQAGDDQTAGFLVFVTSVTCVVILLLAGRLVPPHALGTPR; translated from the coding sequence ATGCACCAGGCCTGGATTCCCCTTCTGCTCTCACTCAAGGTGGCCGGCTGGGCCACGGCGCTCAATCTGTTATTCGGTGTTGCCGCAGGCTTTGGTCTTGCGCGCTGGCGCTCAGGCGCGCGTGATCTCGTCGATGCGCTGTTGACGCTGCCGCTCGTGTTGCCGCCCACCGTGCTGGGCTACTACTTGCTGGTGCTGCTAGGGCGGCGGGGCGTGTTCGGCGCCTGGCTCGAACAATGGGGCATTCAACTGGTGTTCACGTGGCAAGGCGCGGTGATCGCATCGAGCGTGGTCGCGTTTCCGCTTGTGCTGAAATCGGCGCGGGCGGCCTTCGAGACCCTTGATCCCCAGCTCGAACGCGCTGCCCGCACGCTAGGCGTGAGCGAAGCCGCGATTTTCTTTCGCGTCACGTTGCCGCTCGCGGCGCGCGGCATTCTGGCGGGGGGCTTGCTGGCCTTCGCCCGGGCACTCGGCGAGTTCGGCGCGACGCTGATGATCGCGGGCAATCTGCCCGGCCGCACCCAGACGCTTTCGGTGGCGGTCTACGCCGCCGTGCAGGCGGGCGACGATCAAACGGCGGGGTTTCTCGTCTTCGTCACGTCAGTGACATGCGTTGTGATTCTTTTGCTCGCCGGCCGCCTCGTGCCGCCGCATGCGCTTGGGACACCCCGCTGA
- the argP gene encoding HTH-type transcriptional regulator ArgP translates to MDLDPRQTAAVRAVIETGSFEQAAVRLNLTASAVSQRVRALEIRLGNPLVVRTRPCRATPVGQRLLQYLRRTALLEDDFASDLAHASEALLCIAVAVNADTLSTWFFPALADVLLQENVLLDLSVEDQDHTHARLASGLAIGCITTESTPLRGCSAEHLGAMRYRLVAAPRFVARWFPAGLTREAARRAPVMLSSRKDALQARFLEAHFGLPPEAYPSHYVPAAVPRYLAIQRGLAYGMVPELEFGDALEQGALIDLAPAQPTDIELYWHTWKVQSPRLEKLSAQIVTLGRAALATGQTTDVATDAVSAIG, encoded by the coding sequence GTGGATCTGGATCCTCGTCAAACCGCCGCCGTGCGTGCCGTGATCGAAACCGGCAGTTTCGAGCAGGCCGCCGTGCGGCTCAATCTCACCGCCTCCGCCGTTTCGCAACGCGTGCGCGCCCTGGAGATCCGTCTCGGTAATCCGCTGGTCGTGCGTACCCGGCCCTGCCGCGCCACGCCGGTCGGGCAACGCCTGCTGCAATATCTGCGGCGCACGGCGCTGCTCGAAGATGACTTCGCCAGCGATCTGGCGCACGCCAGCGAGGCGCTGCTTTGCATCGCCGTCGCGGTCAATGCCGATACGCTGTCCACCTGGTTTTTCCCGGCGCTCGCCGATGTGCTGCTGCAGGAAAACGTCCTGCTCGATCTCAGCGTCGAAGACCAGGATCACACGCATGCACGGCTTGCCTCGGGGCTGGCGATTGGCTGCATCACCACCGAAAGCACGCCGCTGCGCGGCTGCTCCGCCGAGCATCTGGGCGCGATGCGCTACCGCCTGGTGGCGGCGCCGCGTTTTGTCGCCCGCTGGTTTCCCGCAGGGCTCACGCGCGAAGCCGCACGGCGTGCGCCGGTGATGCTGTCCTCGCGCAAGGACGCGTTGCAAGCGCGTTTTCTCGAAGCGCATTTCGGCCTGCCGCCAGAGGCCTATCCCAGCCATTACGTGCCCGCCGCCGTGCCGCGCTATCTGGCGATTCAACGCGGCCTGGCCTATGGCATGGTGCCGGAGCTTGAGTTTGGCGATGCGCTCGAACAAGGCGCGTTAATTGATCTCGCCCCGGCCCAGCCCACCGATATCGAGTTGTACTGGCACACGTGGAAAGTTCAGTCGCCGCGTCTGGAGAAGCTTTCCGCGCAGATCGTCACATTGGGTCGCGCCGCGTTAGCCACGGGTCAAACCACGGACGTTGCCACGGATGCCGTCTCAGCCATCGGCTAA
- a CDS encoding ABC transporter ATP-binding protein encodes MPLTVVFRKTLSTAGRHFTLDAEFTAQAPRLVLFGPSGAGKSLTLQAIAGLLQPDEGTIAFDGEPWFEHARHIDLKPQQRRLAYLFQDYALFPHLNVRQNIAFGLHSGWRNPPARGEAAATPGQAAVNYWLDALELRTLAGLRPAQLSGGQKQRVALARALVTQPRLLLLDEPFSALDSALRQRMRHELAELQARLAIPLVLITHDADDLALFGDQVIQATQGRVRAQHAPSVKLHMV; translated from the coding sequence ATGCCGCTCACCGTCGTCTTCCGTAAAACGCTCAGCACCGCTGGACGCCACTTCACGCTCGATGCCGAATTTACCGCGCAAGCGCCGCGGCTGGTGCTGTTCGGGCCGTCGGGCGCAGGCAAGAGCCTGACGCTGCAGGCGATCGCGGGGTTGCTGCAACCCGATGAGGGCACGATTGCATTCGATGGCGAGCCATGGTTTGAGCACGCCCGTCACATCGACCTGAAGCCGCAGCAACGCAGGCTGGCGTATCTGTTTCAGGATTACGCGCTGTTTCCGCATCTGAATGTGCGGCAGAACATCGCCTTCGGTCTTCATTCAGGCTGGCGCAATCCGCCTGCGCGAGGGGAAGCCGCGGCAACGCCAGGCCAGGCCGCGGTGAACTACTGGCTTGATGCGCTTGAACTGCGGACGCTAGCCGGACTTCGCCCCGCCCAGCTTTCCGGTGGACAAAAGCAGCGCGTGGCACTGGCGCGGGCGCTCGTCACGCAACCGCGCCTGCTCCTGCTCGACGAACCGTTTTCAGCACTGGATAGCGCTCTGCGCCAGCGGATGCGGCATGAACTGGCCGAGCTGCAGGCACGGCTGGCCATTCCGCTGGTGTTGATCACCCATGATGCCGACGATCTGGCGTTATTCGGCGACCAGGTGATACAGGCCACCCAGGGTCGGGTACGCGCTCAGCATGCCCCGAGCGTCAAGCTGCACATGGTTTGA
- a CDS encoding phosphoesterase — MPDFPFQFWYPLTRLGGVGLTLPLALATALWLIPGYGWRIACRWLVLLGVAISVVALTKIAFLGWGIGVRAWDFTGISGHAMLSSAVFPVACSLVLVNMRPLLRLGGVLAGLAIGVAVSVSRVVLDAHSSAEAVVGCLFGALTAGVFIGSIWHIRPLKLNVRVIGFSLVVLTVALHDVRLPTHRWVTQIALDLSGHERPFVRARWKTQRPHPAAPAVPPALKPNPLVTSPPSSGLSALPHL; from the coding sequence ATGCCTGATTTCCCGTTTCAGTTCTGGTATCCACTCACCCGTCTGGGTGGCGTGGGCCTGACCCTACCGCTCGCGCTGGCCACCGCGTTGTGGCTTATACCGGGTTATGGCTGGCGTATCGCCTGCCGCTGGCTGGTGCTGCTCGGCGTAGCAATCAGCGTGGTCGCCTTGACCAAGATCGCGTTTCTGGGCTGGGGCATCGGCGTGCGAGCCTGGGATTTCACCGGGATCAGCGGCCACGCCATGCTCTCCAGCGCCGTCTTTCCGGTGGCGTGCAGTCTCGTGCTAGTCAATATGCGGCCGCTGCTGCGTCTGGGCGGCGTGCTGGCTGGGCTCGCCATCGGCGTAGCCGTGAGCGTTTCGCGTGTCGTGCTCGATGCGCATTCATCCGCTGAAGCGGTTGTGGGCTGTCTCTTCGGCGCACTCACGGCAGGGGTGTTCATCGGCAGTATCTGGCACATCCGGCCCCTCAAGCTCAACGTCCGCGTCATCGGGTTCAGCCTGGTGGTGCTGACCGTCGCATTGCATGACGTCCGGCTGCCCACCCATCGTTGGGTCACGCAAATCGCCCTCGACCTTTCCGGCCATGAGCGGCCCTTCGTGCGTGCGCGCTGGAAAACCCAGCGTCCACACCCCGCCGCACCGGCCGTCCCTCCCGCGCTCAAACCCAATCCCCTCGTCACATCGCCCCCGTCATCGGGGCTTTCAGCGCTACCGCACCTCTAA
- a CDS encoding S-(hydroxymethyl)glutathione dehydrogenase/class III alcohol dehydrogenase: MKTRAAIAWKAGAPLTIEEVDLEGPRAGEVLIEVKATGICHTDYYTLSGADPEGLFPAILGHEGAGIVVDTGPGVGTLSKGDHVIPLYTPECRQCKFCLSRKTNLCQAIRSTQGRGLMPDASTRFSFEGKPLFHYMGTSTFSNYIVVPEIAVAKVREDAPFDKICYIGCGVTTGVGAVVYSARVEAGANVVVFGLGGIGLNVIQGAKMVGADKIIGVDLNPGRIELARQFGMTHFINPREVDNVVDHIVQLTDGGADYSFECIGNTKVMRQALECTHKGWGQSFIIGVAAAGEEISTRPFQLVTGREWKGSAFGGARGRTDVPKIVDWYMEGKLNIDDLITHRLPLERINEGFDLMKKGESIRSVVLY; this comes from the coding sequence ATGAAAACCAGAGCAGCAATTGCATGGAAAGCGGGCGCGCCCCTGACGATCGAAGAAGTCGATCTGGAAGGCCCGCGAGCGGGAGAAGTGCTGATCGAAGTGAAGGCCACGGGGATCTGCCATACGGATTACTACACGCTGTCGGGAGCGGATCCGGAAGGACTGTTCCCGGCGATACTCGGCCATGAAGGGGCGGGCATCGTGGTGGATACGGGGCCGGGCGTTGGCACGTTAAGCAAGGGCGATCACGTGATCCCGCTCTATACGCCGGAATGCCGCCAGTGCAAGTTTTGCCTGTCGCGCAAGACGAACCTGTGCCAGGCGATTCGTTCGACGCAAGGCCGTGGGCTGATGCCGGATGCGAGCACGCGTTTTTCGTTTGAGGGCAAGCCGTTGTTCCATTACATGGGCACGTCGACGTTTTCGAATTACATCGTGGTGCCCGAGATCGCGGTGGCGAAGGTGCGTGAGGATGCGCCGTTCGACAAGATCTGCTACATCGGCTGCGGGGTGACCACGGGTGTTGGCGCGGTGGTGTATTCGGCCCGGGTCGAGGCGGGTGCGAACGTCGTGGTGTTTGGTCTGGGGGGCATAGGCCTGAATGTGATCCAGGGCGCGAAGATGGTCGGCGCGGACAAGATCATCGGGGTCGATCTGAACCCGGGGCGTATCGAACTCGCGCGGCAATTTGGCATGACGCACTTTATCAATCCGCGTGAAGTCGACAACGTGGTGGATCACATCGTGCAACTCACGGATGGCGGCGCGGATTATTCATTCGAATGCATTGGCAACACGAAGGTGATGCGTCAGGCGCTGGAGTGCACGCACAAGGGCTGGGGGCAGTCGTTCATCATCGGGGTGGCGGCCGCGGGAGAGGAAATCAGCACGCGGCCGTTTCAGCTGGTGACGGGGCGCGAGTGGAAAGGCTCGGCTTTTGGCGGCGCGCGGGGGCGCACGGATGTGCCGAAGATTGTCGACTGGTATATGGAAGGCAAGCTCAATATCGACGATCTGATCACGCACCGTCTGCCGCTTGAGCGGATCAACGAGGGGTTCGATCTGATGAAAAAGGGCGAGTCGATTCGCTCGGTCGTGCTGTATTAA
- the dcm gene encoding DNA (cytosine-5-)-methyltransferase, with protein MKTADRHALLQQALQLYSQEEIAAQCGKNIRTLQRWVADQSCPALAEATLRHMIESKTSTPSLKHEPGFRLIDLFAGIGGIRRGFEVHGGQCVFTSEWNKFSQKTYQENYRDDAEVHPFVGDIVTYAAEAIPAHDILLAGFPCQPFSIAGVSKKNSLGRPHGFECTTQGTLFYEVARIIAARRPAAFLLENVKNLLSHDKGKTFATIIDVLRHELGYEVQYKVIDGRHFTPQHRERIVIAGFREKTGFTFDDLELPDVGPRLGSILHKTDGSEPVLKHDAGRYFDHATRQVQPRYTLTPKLWVYLQAYAAKHRAAGNGFGYGLVTPDSVTRTLSARYFKDGSEILCAQGEGQRPRRLTPRECARLMGFPDDFVIPVSDTQAYRQFGNSVVVPVMQEVARIMTPHVKMLLARNTHDLQ; from the coding sequence ATGAAAACCGCCGACCGGCACGCGTTGCTCCAGCAAGCGTTGCAGTTATATAGCCAGGAAGAAATTGCCGCCCAATGCGGCAAGAACATCCGGACCCTCCAGCGCTGGGTGGCGGATCAAAGCTGCCCCGCACTGGCCGAGGCGACGCTGCGGCACATGATCGAAAGCAAAACCAGCACCCCCTCTCTCAAGCATGAACCGGGGTTCCGCCTCATCGACCTGTTTGCGGGAATCGGCGGGATTCGCCGTGGCTTCGAGGTACACGGTGGGCAATGCGTCTTCACCAGCGAGTGGAACAAGTTTTCCCAAAAGACCTATCAGGAAAACTATCGGGATGACGCTGAAGTCCACCCGTTTGTCGGCGACATCGTGACGTATGCCGCCGAGGCCATTCCGGCGCACGACATCCTGCTCGCGGGCTTTCCCTGCCAGCCCTTTAGCATCGCGGGCGTCAGCAAGAAAAATTCGCTTGGCCGCCCTCATGGCTTCGAATGCACGACGCAAGGCACGCTTTTTTATGAAGTGGCACGGATCATTGCCGCCCGGCGTCCGGCGGCCTTTCTGCTGGAGAATGTGAAGAACCTGCTGTCGCACGACAAGGGCAAGACCTTCGCCACCATCATCGACGTGCTGCGTCACGAACTGGGCTACGAGGTTCAATACAAGGTGATCGACGGCAGGCACTTCACGCCGCAACACCGGGAGCGGATCGTGATTGCCGGTTTCCGCGAGAAAACCGGCTTTACCTTCGACGATCTGGAACTGCCGGACGTTGGGCCGCGCCTGGGTTCGATCCTGCACAAAACCGATGGCAGTGAGCCGGTGCTAAAGCATGACGCCGGGCGCTATTTCGACCATGCCACCCGCCAGGTGCAACCCCGGTATACGCTCACGCCCAAGCTGTGGGTCTATCTGCAAGCCTACGCGGCCAAACATCGGGCAGCGGGCAATGGCTTCGGTTATGGCCTGGTCACGCCAGACAGCGTGACACGCACGTTGTCCGCGCGATATTTCAAAGACGGCTCCGAAATCTTGTGCGCGCAGGGCGAGGGCCAACGCCCTCGCCGCTTAACGCCGCGAGAATGCGCCCGCTTAATGGGTTTTCCGGACGACTTCGTGATTCCGGTGAGCGATACCCAAGCCTATCGCCAGTTCGGCAATAGCGTGGTGGTCCCGGTCATGCAGGAAGTCGCCCGGATCATGACACCTCACGTCAAGATGCTGCTTGCCCGAAACACTCACGACCTGCAGTAG
- a CDS encoding TOBE domain-containing protein translates to MQPMPQPPSRHSASPLELDGSVWFQSGAQTLGGAARMALLAAIRDTGSITGAAKTVGMSYKAAWDAIDAMNNLAGVALVIRAAGGKGGGGTTLTPRALRLIETFALIEHEHRKFIERASQAIEGFAPDWELIGRLSMKTSARNQLYGKVVALQRGAVNDEVTLALPGGQTIVALLTSDSTAALGLSEGVAVFALIKASWVMLLTHDEAGDEAGFTLSARNQLQGTVASVKRGAVNAEVTLALDDSTVIAAVVTNASVDALALAPGQRATAVFKASSVILGVND, encoded by the coding sequence ATGCAACCTATGCCCCAGCCACCTTCCCGCCACTCTGCCAGCCCACTTGAACTCGACGGCTCGGTCTGGTTCCAGTCCGGTGCACAGACACTCGGTGGCGCGGCACGCATGGCGTTGTTGGCGGCGATCCGCGATACCGGTTCGATTACCGGCGCGGCTAAAACCGTGGGCATGAGCTACAAAGCCGCGTGGGACGCCATCGACGCCATGAACAATCTGGCGGGCGTGGCACTGGTGATCCGCGCGGCGGGCGGCAAGGGCGGCGGTGGCACGACGCTGACGCCGCGCGCCCTGCGTCTCATCGAAACCTTTGCACTGATCGAACACGAACATCGCAAGTTTATTGAACGGGCCAGCCAGGCCATCGAAGGCTTTGCGCCTGACTGGGAACTGATCGGGAGATTAAGCATGAAAACCAGTGCACGTAACCAGTTGTACGGCAAGGTGGTGGCGCTCCAGCGCGGCGCCGTCAACGATGAAGTCACGCTGGCGCTGCCCGGCGGCCAGACGATCGTCGCGCTCCTGACGAGCGACAGCACTGCCGCGCTGGGCTTGAGCGAAGGCGTAGCGGTATTCGCCCTGATCAAGGCCTCGTGGGTGATGCTGCTGACGCACGACGAGGCCGGGGATGAGGCCGGGTTCACACTCTCGGCACGTAACCAGTTGCAGGGGACGGTGGCTAGCGTGAAGCGCGGCGCGGTGAACGCCGAGGTCACGCTGGCGCTGGATGACAGCACCGTCATTGCTGCTGTCGTGACGAATGCCAGCGTGGATGCGCTTGCTCTGGCGCCGGGTCAGCGCGCGACGGCGGTATTCAAGGCGTCTAGCGTGATTCTTGGCGTAAACGACTGA
- the modA gene encoding molybdate ABC transporter substrate-binding protein gives MLLPHLPHRSRHWLQCALLGASALLGLAPGGAHADEELVVSAAASLTQAFKTVSTAFEQHHPGTHVLLNFGASDVLMQQIVKGAPADVFASADQPAMDRAVAQQAVVADTRANFAANSLVLIVPADSRFAPATLNALGAADIKRVAYGDPASVPAGRYAQGALQAAGVWPAVSAKGVLAANVRQSLDYVARGEVDAGFVFGTDAALMPQRVKVVLTVPTPTPITYPLAQVTDSRHPTLARAFIAFVRSPAGQTLLGQYGFKPAVTATSH, from the coding sequence ATGCTCCTGCCTCACCTGCCGCATCGGTCTCGTCATTGGCTGCAATGCGCGTTGCTGGGCGCAAGCGCCCTGCTCGGCCTTGCTCCCGGCGGCGCCCACGCCGATGAGGAGCTGGTCGTGTCAGCTGCCGCCAGCCTGACCCAGGCATTCAAGACAGTGAGCACGGCCTTCGAACAACACCATCCGGGCACCCATGTCCTGCTCAACTTCGGCGCCTCCGACGTCCTGATGCAGCAAATCGTGAAAGGCGCGCCCGCCGATGTGTTCGCCTCCGCCGATCAGCCAGCCATGGATCGGGCCGTGGCTCAGCAGGCGGTCGTCGCGGACACGCGGGCCAATTTCGCCGCCAATTCGCTGGTGCTGATCGTCCCCGCCGACAGCCGCTTCGCGCCCGCCACGCTCAACGCGCTCGGTGCGGCGGACATCAAGCGCGTGGCTTATGGCGATCCCGCCTCGGTGCCCGCTGGCCGCTATGCGCAAGGCGCGCTGCAAGCGGCAGGCGTATGGCCCGCCGTCAGCGCCAAAGGCGTGCTGGCAGCGAATGTGCGGCAAAGCCTCGATTACGTCGCCCGGGGCGAAGTGGATGCGGGCTTTGTTTTTGGCACCGATGCGGCACTGATGCCGCAACGCGTGAAGGTCGTGCTCACCGTTCCCACCCCGACCCCGATCACCTACCCGCTCGCGCAAGTCACGGATAGCCGCCATCCCACGCTGGCGCGAGCGTTCATCGCGTTTGTGCGCTCGCCCGCGGGCCAGACACTGCTCGGCCAGTACGGTTTTAAACCGGCCGTCACGGCCACGAGTCATTAA